The nucleotide sequence CCTTGGGCAGCACTAGTTCCTTACTCACTATTGGGTGCATTCTATGACATACATTGCTAATTTGCGATCATCTACATCATGCTTGTCATACTACTGATAATACTATCCTGATGTTTTATGTATGACTGGTCATACATTGCTGTTTTGCCTGTATCAATTCGATATGTGAAATTTCTGCTATACTTGTGGAAAAATGTTTTAATTTCTTATGTTTCTGATGTATGTGCAGACGAAGCGCACCAAGAAGGCTGGAATCGTTGGCAAATATGGTAAAAACATTGCAGCTGCCCAGATCATTGTTCAACGATCTCATGGATCTATCTAACTGTTGTGCTCATGTGTCCTAGTTATGTCAATGTTGTGTAGGTACAAGGTACGGTGCCAGTCTGCGTAAGCAGATCAAGAAGATGGAGGTCTCCCAGCACTCCAAGTACTTCTGTGAGTTCTGTGGCAAGGTAAATCTGTCAATGGTTTTATCGATTACAGTACTTGCGTTGATTATAGAATGCTAAACTGTCAGCTGGTGGTTGAACTGTGCATCTATGTTGTATGACAAGTGTTTTTGGCATTTGGCTAGATTGAAATTCGCATCTTATCTTTCTGTGAGTAAAAAAAGCAGCATAATGGTATAGGTTATTTGCTGCATGGTGATGGTTTAAAGGATAACTAAGTTTTTAAGCTGGATTGCTGATTGGCAAAACATAAAGTTAGAGGATAACTACTTAGTTTTAATATACTGAATTACTGATTGGCAAAACATAAAGAATTTATATTGTAGGCTGTTGCAACCCTTTTTCACGAGTTGTTTGGGTTTACTTCCTGTTGTGTCTTTTAACCACTGTAGCCTTCTAGATAGGGAACAAAGAACGACAGCTTTTGATTGTTTTGTATGATGAACATTTATAACTCTCAAATGATTTAGTTTAATATTACCAAATTGCTGATTGGCAGAATATAAAGAATTATTATTTCAGGCTGTTGCAGTCCTTTGCATTGTCATTGGACATGCATATGGATTTTGTAACCCCATAAATTTAATGCTTATTGCTTCTTTTAACAATTGTAGCCTTCTAGATATGGAACAGTGCCCACCAGCTCTTTATTCTAGTCACTTTACACAATTCCAGCCCTATGGAAATGATGATAGCATTGATAACTCAATAGATAGGTCAATAGTGATAACTTGTTAGTCTCCCCGCTTGATTCAATGTTTATTTTATCTCATCACGTTCTTGATTCACAGTTTGCCGTGAAGAGGAAAGCAGTCGGAATCTGGGGATGCAAGGACTGTGGGAAGGTTAAGGCCGGTGGTGCCTATACCATGAAGTACGTGCTGATGCCAATTACACACTGTATATTTTCCAAATAGCTCATTGTCCTGCTCCACCATATGTGCTCATTTTGTTGTTCTGCATTTCCAGCACCGCCAGTGCGGTCACTGTCAGGAGCACGATCCGTCGCCTGAGGGAGCAGACTGAAGCTTGATCGCGGTCAATCTGACAAAGGAGCCTCTGGATTTTGTAGTTCAGACGAGACTCATTCGACGCAATATAGCCTAAATTGACAACATACAATGTTATTTATCGGCTTGTTGGGGTTCTGAATGTATCCAGCTACGTTACAATGTGTGTCTCGTTTATCGTGCTTAGTTGATTGTCTAAGGGTATTCGTTGTGTGTGTCGTTGGTTCTTGAATCTTAATGCTATTGTCATCTGTTCTTAGAAGAACTAGCGGGGCCGCCTGTGCATTTGTGCTTCTATTTGCATTGACTTTAGCTGTTGTTCATATAAATTGAACATGTTTCGAACAGAAAATTTACTTGACTTGACCGTCAGGATTGCCCTCACATAGTTCCTGGCTCTTGAGTTAAAGTTAGTGCTTGTCCAATGCTGCCTAACTGTACAAATTTGCTTTGTCATTTAGTACCATGACTGAGCCATTACTCTCGTAAACTCCCAGATTTCACATTCACATTGCTTCTGGGACAAGTATTAACCTTCTGATACAATTACCCAGTACGTATCACCAAGTTATAGCTGATCTGAATCTTTGATGAAAACATACTTTGCTGATGTGGATAAACTTTGGAGAAAGATCATTGATTTTTAAGTACAAGACCCATGGTCGTGACTTGTTTATCTGCTGGTGCTTCGCCCTTTTGGAAAGGAGTGTCATGGGCTTACGAAAGCAGCTAAATTAGCTCACGAAGGAAGCAAATTAAGTTTTAGGAGGACTAGTGACCATTCAGTTATGTGGCATATATTTGCGAATGAACACAATGTTACTCATGTTCATGTTCCTTTTTGATTGCAAATTAACTATAGTAGATCATGTTTGATTTCATATGTATATCCACATATTTTTAGTTCTAGTtctcatgtttaaatttcaatatTAGTATAATGACATCAATATACTGCAACCAATTCCTGCAGCAAACGTGGCCGTAGGTATCGTGTTGTTTGATAACCCCATAAGCTTGAACTAAAACCACAGAAGTATTTTGGAAGCTAATACCTCTGtctgggtttattggtcccctttgtatttTATGCCCAACTTTGACCGTAGATTTTGTATATCACAAatttatattgttggattcatattttttgcgagaaaactttcgGTCTATTCATCAACTATCAAGGTAGTACATAGAACATGAGAAGCAAAATttacatccaggtccgtagaccacctagcgacgactataatCACTGGAGTGAACAGAAGGCGTGCCGCCATCATCGCCTCTCCCTTGTCGGAGTTAGGtaaacattgttgtagtagacagttgaaAAGTCATCGTGCTAAGCCCTCATAGAATCAGCGCACCAGAATAGTAACCGCCACCGATGAAGAGACGCGTAGATCGGAAGGAACTAACCTGCAGTCAAAAAGACATAGATGAACGAAGACCGAATTCAGTCGGATCCACCGAAACAAACGCCGACCGGATCCCATGAGATCCGTCgaagacaaacctccacacgccttCCGACAATGCTTGAAACATCACCAGGACGGGGGCTAGACggggaggaccttattccatcttcaagaagctgCCCCCATCTTGTCTTCTTGAGCATGACACAAACCCTATAAAACCTCAGAAATGcacctaaaaacggagccctcctgcCGGTAAAGACCGGGATCCGCACCTCCATGGTCCAAGAATCATAGAAGAAGAGGCgtaccggcggcggcgccggcgagaggcagggAAACCCTAGATGAGTACGCGGAGAGCAGGAGCGCATCCCTcccccaccaccgcctccacctcgcCACCCCGCACAGACACCTCaccagaactactccctcctctctTCCCTGAGGTACTCTTCAATCTTTATGTGTGTGTCGTTGGTTATTTAATCTTATTAGTACTAGTTTCGCCGAGATTGCTGATCGAGCTCGGGCTCCATGGAGCCTGGAATTTTGAGAGGTTAAAAAACTAACCTTTTAAGCATATGCTGAAAATAATACACACATGCATAGAGATGTATGTTTCATGTCTGCAatttttcatgatgaaatatgtttTGGCTGAACAAAAGAACAAAAACACGATTTTTTTAGCACATGTTGATCACTAAAAAAGTTGATGATTTTTCCCTAAGAAAACCATGATTTTGATTTTGAGTAAGAAAGTTGCTGACTTTGTCTTTTTATATAGCCCCATGTGCTGTAATAGAGTAGCGCCAGGGAAAAAAAACAACTCAACGGCTCCACTTCCCAACTCCCATCCTCCTGATTCAGTCATCGTCCTGGTCAGACTACACTACTCGCCGGAGCCATCGCCCCACTCCACTCCACTCGGCCACCATGGCTCTCCTCCGGCGGCCACCACTCgctcgcaccgccgccgccgcatccctcccccaccaccgcctccgcctcgCCACCCCGCACACACACCTCACCAGACCCCCTCCCTCCACTCCCCGCCTCCGCATCAGCGCGGCCCCCTCGCTCCGCCCCCTCCGCGGCATTCTGTCGAGCAGGTGCCATGCGGCGGCGAGAGATCCGGCGTCGGCGCCCTCTCAGGTACCCGGCGGCGCGCGGGCCGCGCTGGTGCGCGTCGGGGAGGCGCTGTCGCTCGGGTTCCCGCTGTGGGT is from Triticum aestivum cultivar Chinese Spring chromosome 1B, IWGSC CS RefSeq v2.1, whole genome shotgun sequence and encodes:
- the LOC123145049 gene encoding 60S ribosomal protein L37a-1 isoform X1 gives rise to the protein MFLMYVQTKRTKKAGIVGKYGTRYGASLRKQIKKMEVSQHSKYFCEFCGKFAVKRKAVGIWGCKDCGKVKAGGAYTMNTASAVTVRSTIRRLREQTEA
- the LOC123145049 gene encoding 60S ribosomal protein L37a-1 isoform X2, yielding MTKRTKKAGIVGKYGTRYGASLRKQIKKMEVSQHSKYFCEFCGKFAVKRKAVGIWGCKDCGKVKAGGAYTMNTASAVTVRSTIRRLREQTEA